TTATGGTTTTTGGAATAATTGTTCTTCGTTTTCTCTATCGTTTCATAGACAACAATGGCCTCCCTCGAAACTGGCCATTTGTTGGGATGATTCCCACGTTACTTCTCAACATCCATCGCCCTCATGACAAAGTTGCCCAAGTCCTCAGACGAAGCAATGGTACCTTCTTTTATAGAGGACTTTGGTTTACTAACACCAGCTTCTTAGGCACCTCCGATCCTGAGAATGTGCGTTATATATTGAGTTCCAACAGTTCTGTTTATTTGAAAGGTCCTGAATGGCTGAAACAGTTTGATATCTTCGGCGAAGCACTTTTCAATTCCGACGGTGAGGCATGGAAATGTCACCGCAGAGTTTTCCATGCTTTCTTGAATCACCCTCAGTACCGGCAATCACTTTCAAAGGTTCTCCATCAGCGTATAGAGGAAGCGCTTGTTAAAGTTCTTGAATATTTTTCTGGACGAGAGATGGTGGTGAACTTGCAAGATTTGTTGGTAAGGCATGCGTTTGACATTGGTTGCATAACGGGCGTGGGCTTCAACCCTGGCCTACTCTCCATTGAATTCCCTGAGAATCGGTTCCAAAAAGCCATGAGTGATACTCTGGAGGCAGCTTTTTACAGATATGTAGTGCCTGACAGTCTTTGGAAGTTGCAGAGTTGGCTTCAGATTGGGAAAGAGAAGAAACGGAGTGATGCTTGGAAGGCTCTTGATGATCTTTTAACACAATTTATATCGACCCAACGCCACAAATCCAACAAATCAGTGGCATCCTCAGGCTCAAATGAAGAGAAtgatttcaatttcttgaactGTTACCTGACAGGACATGAGATAACAGGCCCAACACCGAAAGAAAGTCTTATAAGAGACAACCTTATACATTTTTTGTTTGCCAGTGATGGTACTTACAGTTTAACTCTTACTTGGTTCTTCTATCTCATCTCCAAGGCACCCATGGTTGAAAACAAGAtcagaaaagaaataaagagacACTTATCAATGAAACAAGTGGAGGGAAGCTTGCAAATACCATCCAACTACGACGACTTGAGTAAGCTAACATATCTTCATGCAGCGTTGTGCGAAACCCTAAGGCTATATCCACCGATTCCGTTCGATTTCAGAACATGTACAAAGCAGGAATATCTTCCGAGCGGTCATCGAGTCGATCAAAACACCCGAATCATAATTGGAATACATGCAATGGGAAGGATGGAAAGCTTATGGGGAGAAGATTGCTATGCGTTCAAGCCAGAAAGATGGATTGGTGAAGATGGGAAGATTAAACGAGAGTCGCCAACTAAATTTAGCGCATTCCTTACG
The sequence above is a segment of the Gossypium raimondii isolate GPD5lz chromosome 4, ASM2569854v1, whole genome shotgun sequence genome. Coding sequences within it:
- the LOC105780112 gene encoding alkane hydroxylase MAH1, giving the protein MMAVLFVYLGFMVFGIIVLRFLYRFIDNNGLPRNWPFVGMIPTLLLNIHRPHDKVAQVLRRSNGTFFYRGLWFTNTSFLGTSDPENVRYILSSNSSVYLKGPEWLKQFDIFGEALFNSDGEAWKCHRRVFHAFLNHPQYRQSLSKVLHQRIEEALVKVLEYFSGREMVVNLQDLLVRHAFDIGCITGVGFNPGLLSIEFPENRFQKAMSDTLEAAFYRYVVPDSLWKLQSWLQIGKEKKRSDAWKALDDLLTQFISTQRHKSNKSVASSGSNEENDFNFLNCYLTGHEITGPTPKESLIRDNLIHFLFASDGTYSLTLTWFFYLISKAPMVENKIRKEIKRHLSMKQVEGSLQIPSNYDDLSKLTYLHAALCETLRLYPPIPFDFRTCTKQEYLPSGHRVDQNTRIIIGIHAMGRMESLWGEDCYAFKPERWIGEDGKIKRESPTKFSAFLTGPRICPGKVVSFLLMKATATAIIHNYNVHVVEGQNIGPKNSVVYQMKKGLMVRIKKRWS